Below is a genomic region from Ostreibacterium oceani.
TTTCATGCCTGACTTTTTTTTGCTCGAAATATTCTGCTCAGAAATAACGCGCTAACCGAAAAGTGATAGCCAGAAAAGTCATAGTTAGCAAATTCATAGTTAGCAAATTCGGGAAAATAGCAATTAAAATAAAGTAACTCGTATTCAAGGCGGTTGACATTTACAGCGGTTGGGATTTACAGCGATTGGGATTTACAGCGATTGGGATTTACAGCGCTTGGCGTTCAGGGCAATCGGTATTTAGCGGTTATCGTTTACAGAAGATGAAGCGGGAAGATAAAGCGGAGGAGATAAAAAAAAGAAATAAAAAAGGGCAACCTGTCGTTGCCCTTGAATGGTTACCGCTTTGAACTTTTATTTTTGTGAATTTTTGTCCAAGCTATTTTTTACATTGTCTGCATTATTTTAATTTTTGCATTACTTACAGTGGATTGACACCAGAGCTGACGCCGATTTTTTGTGAACGTGACTTTTCTTCGATATAGTTAAAGTCGCTGACACGCCCCGTATTGAGGCTGATATAGACTTCTAGATACTGCTCTTCTCGGCGTGCGGTCACTGCATTGCTAGCCAAAAAGCCACCTGCAATGGCACCTAAACTGCCTGCAATGGCACTGCCGCTGCCACCGCCAATTTGGCTGCCTAATGCGCCACCAACCACTGCGCCACCCGTTCCTGCGGCGACTTTTTTGATGCTGTCGTCATTTTTGTATCCGTAAGTGAGTCTCTTCCAACCTTGTTTTTGATTTGTTTTGAGTGTGACGGGTTCACCAAACATTTGTCTAATTTCTGCTTCGCTGGTAATGCCACGCTGAATTTGGTTTACATTGGTTTGGCTAAGTGCCGTTCCCGTGGTGATGCAGCCCGTTAATAATAACGAAAGTAGCACGATAACGCCGTAATGGGAATGCTGTTTTAGCTTTAATAGTGTTGCTTTCATGCGTTACTCCTGATAATTGTGTTTGTATGAGATTAAAAATAATTAACCATTAGATAGTGGAGTATAACAATTTAATCGACATATTCAAAAACTTTTGTGACCGATTTAACGCCACGTATGCGCCGCGCTTTTTCAGCGATGGCGTCGGCTTCTGCGCGAGACACGATGCCCATCAGATAAACATTGCCGCGCTCAGTACTGACATTAATTAAGGTCGGGTCAAAATTTTCCATATTAAGCGAAAGGAGTGCCGTTTTCACTTGTCCCGTAATTGCGCTGTCACTACCACGACTTAACAGGCTGCTTTTAGGGCCGATGATAATGTCGCTCTCGACACGTTTGACGTTAGGCGTATTTTTGACTAGGGTTAGGATTCGTGTGCGTACCTCGTTACTACTGGCTTCACCCGTAACCAGCACAACGCCATTGAATACCGTTAGGTTGGTGTTGCTGTAGTCGTTTAGGTATTTATCGCCGAGTAATGATTTAGTAATGAGCAATTCCAAATTTTTGTCATCAATCACAGTGCCTGGTGTTCTACGGTCGTGGACAGTTTTGGCTGTCGCGCCTGCCGCACCACCGACGACTAAAGCGGTGCAACCGTGCAGTGCGAAAACACTTGAAAGTAACAAAGTAAGGCATAGTTTTTGCAAAGTCAGGTTGGGCATAATCATAATGAGGTCTCCAGTGTTTAAAATGCGGCTTTAATCCATTCAATAGTATAATCTGAAAGTTGATGATTGTGTGTCACGGCGATGACATCAAAACGACAATCAGGTATTTCTGATAATTGTAACAAATAATGCTCGGCGGTTTTGATTATTTTCTGTATTTT
It encodes:
- a CDS encoding BON domain-containing protein; translated protein: MIMPNLTLQKLCLTLLLSSVFALHGCTALVVGGAAGATAKTVHDRRTPGTVIDDKNLELLITKSLLGDKYLNDYSNTNLTVFNGVVLVTGEASSNEVRTRILTLVKNTPNVKRVESDIIIGPKSSLLSRGSDSAITGQVKTALLSLNMENFDPTLINVSTERGNVYLMGIVSRAEADAIAEKARRIRGVKSVTKVFEYVD